The following is a genomic window from Streptomyces lincolnensis.
GTACCGGCAGCTCGACGCGCCGGGCACCTCGGATTTGACCGGCTGCGGGGTGTTCTACGGCTCGGCGCTGACCGAGGCGGCCTCCTGCCAGGGGCACGACGTGTACATCGTCGGCGGCGCCAACTCCGCCGGTCAGGCGGCGATGTACCTGGCCCGGGGCGCCAAGTCGGTGACGCTGCTGGTGCGCGGGGAGTCGCTGACGTCCTCGATGTCGTACTACCTGATCCAGCAGATCGAGGAGTCGCCCAACATCTCGGTGCGCTGCGGCACCGTGGTGGAGGCGGCGCACGGCTCCGAGCACCTGGAGCAGCTGACGCTGCGCGACGTGGCGAGCGGGCGGACCGAACTCGTCGACGCGCAGTGGATGTTCGTGTTCATCGGCGCGGCCCCGCGCACCGACTGGCTGGACGGCACGGTACTGCGGGACGAGCACGGTTTCATCCTGGCCGGACCCGACCTGACCCCGGACGGGCGACCGCCCGCGGACTGGGAGCTGGACCGGCCGCCGTACCACCTGGAGACCAACATTCCCGGCGTGTTCGTCGCGGGTGACGCCCGCGCCGAGTCGGCGAAGCGGGTCGCGTCCGCCGTCGGAGAGGGAGCCATGGCCGTGATGCTCGTCCACCGTTATCTGGAGCAGTCGTGAGCGGGCAGCTCATGCCGTGCAGCCCGCGGGAGATCGGGGCGCTGTTCCTGTTCGAGAAGCTGTCCGCCGAGCAGTTGGGGCAGCTGTGCGCGGCCGGGCGGGTGGAGCGCTTCGAGCCCGGCCCGGTGTACACCGAGGGCGATCCCGCCACCTGCTTCTACGTGATGATCGAGGGCACGGTCGTGCTGTCCCGCCGGGTTGGCGGCGACGATGTGGAGGTCAGCCGGACCTCGCAGAGCGGGGTGTACGCCGGCTCCATGCAGGCGTATCTGGGCGACCGGGTGCGGCAGGTCTACAACAACTCCATGCGGGTCACGGAGCCCTCGCGGTTCTTCGTGCTGCCCGCCGAGACGTTCTCGGCGTTCATGCAGGAGTGGTTCCCGATGGCGGTCCATCTGCTGGAGGGGCTGTTCTTCGGTTCGAAGAACACCCAGCGGGCCATCGGACAGCGTGAACGGCTGCTGGCGCTCGGCTCGTTGTCCGCCGGTCTCACGCACGAGCTCAACAACCCCGCCGCGGCGGCCGTCCGGGCCACCGCGACCCTGCGGGAGCGGGTGGGCAAGATGCGGCACAAGCTCGCCATCATCGCCCAGGGTTCCTACTCCCCCGAGGTCATGGCGAACCTGATCGACATCCAGGAACGCACCGCCGAACGCGTCGCCAAGGCGCCTGCACTGAGCCCGCTGGAGGCCTCCGATCGGGAGGACGTCCTCACCGACTGGCTCGACGACCACGACATCCCCGACGGCTGGCGGATCGCGCCGACCTTCGTGCAGGCCGGTCTCGACGCCGACTGGCTCGACCAGGTGGCGGCCGCCGTGGACGAGCGGATCCTGCCCAGCGCGATCGGCTGGCTCAACTACACCGTCGAGACCGAGCTGTTGATGGACGAGATCAACGACTCCACCAACCGCATCTCGCACCTCGTCGACGCCGCCAAGCAGTACTCGCAGCTCGACCGGGCGCCGTATCAGGTCGTCGACGTGCACGAACTCCTCGACAGCACCCTGCTGATGCTGTCGGGCAAGATCGGCCAGAAGATCAAGGTCGTCAAGGAGTACGACCGTACGGTGCCGAAGGTGCCGGCGTACCCGGCGGAGCTCAACCAGGTGTGGACCAACCTGATCGACAACGCCGTCCACGCCATGAACAGCACGGGCGGGGAGGGCTCGCTGACCGTGCGGACGGCGCTCGACCACGACCGGCTGCTGGTGGAGTTCCGCGACACGGGGCCCGGGGTGCCGCGGGAGATCCGCAACCGGATCTTCGACCCGTTCTTCACCACCAAGCCGGTGGGCGAGGGCACCGGGCTCGGGCTCGACATCTCCTGGCGGATCGTCGTCACCAAGCACCACGGGAGTCTTCAGGTGGAGTCCGAGCCGGGCGACACCCGCTTCCAGGTGCTCCTTCCGCTGACCGCGTCGGAGCCCGAGGAAACACCGGAGGAGTCGGTATGAGCGGCGAGAGTGGTATCGACGGCATCGACCCCGGCGTGGCGCCGAGCGGCGCCGGGTGCTTGGAGTGCGACGCGGGCGGCGGATGGTGGTTCCATCTGCGGCGGTGCGCGCAGTGCGGGCACGTGGGGTGTTGCGACTCCTCGCCGGCGAAGCACGCGACGGGGCATTTCCGGGAGACCGGGCATCCCTTGGTACAGAGCTTCGAGCCCGGTGAGGGGTGGTACTGGAACTTCGCGACGAACGAGATGTACGAGTCGGGGCCGGAGTTGGCGCCGCCGGCCAGTCATCCGGCGGATCAGCCCGCGCCGGGGCCTGCGGGGCGGGTGCCGTCCGACTGGGCTCGCGTGCTGCGCGGGTGAGCGCTGTGTAGGGGGCTTCTGTCCCGCGCCCCTTGCCTGCGCTCCCGACGGCCTCGGTCCCGGACGCGCTGTCAGTCTCACGTGCCAGGATGGATCCGTGCCGCAGATCTCCAGTTCCACCCCGCTCATCGGCCGCGACGACGAACTCGCCCGACTCACCGGTGTGCTGTCACGCGCCCGGGGCGGAGTGGCGCGGGCCGTGCTGGTCGCCGGGGACGCGGGCGTCGGGAAGACCCGGGTGCTGGACGAGGTGGCTGGGGTGGCCTCGCGGGCCGGGATGACGGTGCTCGCCGGACACTGCGTCGATCTGGGCGACGTCGGTCTGCCCTATCTCCCCTTCACCGAGGCGTTGGGCGTGCTCGCGGCCGACGGCCGCTTCGCCGAGGTCCTCGCCGCGCATCCGGTGGTGGAGCGGCTGTTGGGCGGCGGCGCCGACGCGACACGGGACGTCGGTGGGCGGCTGCGGCTGTTCGAGGGGATCGCGGGCCTGCTGGCCGATGCCGCCGACATCGCGCCCCTCCTGCTGGTCCTGGAGGATCTGCACTGGGCCGACCAGTCCTCCCGGGATCTGCTGCGGTTCCTGCTCAGCCGCGGGATCCTCCAGCGGCCCGCCGGCGGGGCGCCCACGCATCCGCTCGCCGTGTTCGCCTCCTACCGGGCCGACGACCTGCACCGCCGCCACCCCCTGCGCCCGCTGCTGGCCGAACTGGTGCGGCTGCCCTCGGTGGAACGGCTGGAGCTGCGGCCCATGCCCGACCCGGAGGTCGCCCGCCTGGTGCGGGCCCTGGGCGGTGCTCCCCTGCCCGACACCACGGTCCGGCGGATCGTGGAGCGGGCGGAGGGCAACGCCTTCTACGCGGAGGAACTCCTCGCGGCCACGGACACCGAGGCGGGAGGCGTGCCCAGCGGTCTGGCCGACGTCCTGCTGATCCGTTTCGAGCAGTTGTCGGACACCGCTCAGCAGGTGCTGCGCACGGCCGCCGTCGCCGGGCGCCGGGTCGAGCACGATCTGCTGCGGGACGCGGTCGGGATCCCCGAGGACGAACTGGAGTCGGCGCTGCGCGAGTCCGTGGGTCGGCAGTTGCTCGTCCCGGGCGAGGGCGACACCTACGCCTTCCGGCACGCCCTGGCCCGCGAGGCGGTGTACGCCGATCTGCTCCCGGGTGAGCGGGCCCGGCTGCACGGCGGGTTCGCGCGGCTGCTCGACGGGCGGGGCCACCGGGCCGAGGGCGCGGCGGAGCGGGCGCACCACTACCGGGAGAGCCATGACCTGGCCGAGGCGCTCGCCGCCTCGCTGGAGGCCGCGAACCACGCCCATCGGGTGGGCGCGCCGGCCGAGGAGCTGCGGCATCTGGAAGCGGCCCTCGATCTGTGGTCGGCGGTGGACGCCTCGGCGCGTCCCGCCGGCGAGGGCGTCGACCGGGTGACGCTCACCCTGCGGGCCTCGGCCGCCGCCGCGCACGCCGGGGAGACGCACCGGGCGGTCTCCCTGGCCCGGGCCGCGCTCGCGGGCGTCGGCCAGGACGCGGACTCGGAACTGGCCGCCCGGGTGCGGTACACGCTCGCCGGGAACCTGCTGGGCGTCGACAGCCTGACGGCCGCGTTCACCTACAGCAGCGAGGCGCTCGCCATGATCCCCGCCGAGCCCCCGTCGCGGACCTGGGTGTGGGCGGCGGCCACCCACGTCCTGACGGCACGCCAGGTCGGGGAGAACGCCACCGCGCTCAAGGTCGCCCGGCAGGCCCTGCGGGCCGCCGAGGAACTGGAGGTACCCGACGCCCGGGCCGACCTCCTCGTCTCCCTGGCCACCCTCGAAGGCGGCGGACGGCGGACGGACGAAGGCCGCAAACGGCTGAAGGAGGCCCGCGACATCGCGCGCGGCGCGGGCAACGCCCTGGTGGAGCTGCGCGCGCTGTTCAACCTGGCCGTCGGCTGCTACGAGTCGGGCCGTCTGGACGAGTGCCTGCCCTGGCTCACCGAGGGGCTGGACCGGGCCCGTCGCGCGGGACTGCTGTCGTCGCTGTATCCGCTGGAGATGCGCTACCTGCGGCTGTTGGTGCTGTACACACTGGGCCGGTGGGACGAGTGCCTGCGCGCGGCGCGCACCGATGCCGAGGTGCTGCCGGCGGCCGGCGGCTACACGGCCGGACCCGCGTGGTACGTGGAGATCGCGCGCGGTGACCTCACGGCGGCCGACCGTGCCGCGGCCCTGCTGGAGCAGCCGTTCGACTGGATGGCCACGCTCGTCTCGGGCGTCGTGCTGACCGACGCGGCGGCCCAGCGGGGCGAGCCGGAGGCCGCCGTGGCGCGGGTGCGGTCCTCCGTCGAGGCCCTCACCGACGAGGCGGGCCTCGTCCCGGACGTCACCGTCCGGCTGGCCGCCCTCGCCTTGGCCGCGGTCGCCGACCGGGCCGCCGAACGCCGGCTCGCCGGTGACGAGACGCAGGCCCGCCACTGGGCGCAGACGGCGACCGAACTGCGCGACCTGGCCCGCGCCACCGCCGCGCACGGCGAGAGCGGTATACCGCAGGGGCCCGAGGGCCAGGCGTGGCTGGCGCGGGCCGAGGCGGAGTGGGTGCGAGCCGCGTCGGGACCGGACCCGGAGGCCTGGGGCCGAGCGGTCACCGCGTTCGGCTTCGGCGACGTGTACGAGCGGGCGCGCTGCCAACTGCGATTCGCTGAGGCCCTGTTGGCGACCGACCGGCGCGAGGAGGCCGCCGTCGAGGCCCGCGCCGCCCGCGAGACGGCCGCCCGCCTGGCCGCCACTCCCCTGGTGGAGCAGCTCGACGCCCTGATCCGCCGCGGCCGCCTGGCCGACACCGCTCCCTCCGACACCCGCCCCACCGTCCTCACCGCCCGCGAGGAGGACGTCCTGCGCCTCCTCGCCCTCGGCCGCAGCAACCGCCAGATCGGCGAGGAACTCTTCATCACCGGCAAGACCGCCAGCGTCCACGTCTCCAACATCCTCGCCAAACTCTCCGCCACCAGCCGCACGGAAGCGGTGGCCATCGCCTACCGCCAGGGCCTGATCACCCCCGAGCCGACCGGGTCCGGCCGGGGCTGAGCCGCCAGGGCCCGGGCCTCACCCGCTGGGCACGGTGGGGAAACCGTCCGACGCGTCCGCCGGGCGGCCCGCTTCCCACACGCGCTCGAACTCGGCCTGGTAGTGCTCGTACCAGTGGCCGTCGCGCCCCGGTCGTAGCGTGAAGACCGCGTCGCCGCTGGCGGAACTGTGCGAGTACACGTCGACGTGGATGACGCCTCGGGAGCGTCCCGCGTCCAGCAGCACCAGTCCGAAGGCAGGGACGAACGGCAGGAAGCGCACTTCGATCCGGCCCGACGGCCCTGCCCTGTCCGCGAGTTCGCGCAGCAGGTCCACGGAGGGGCGCAGCCGGTTCAGATACACCTCGGGACGGTCGGGCAGCGTGCTGCGTCGAGCGGCCTCCACCGGCGCGGTGGTGTGCGGATCGATGACAGCGATCCTGATCACCGCTCCGGCGGCCGCCCGGCGCTCCAGTTCGTCGACGAGATTGCGCAGCGTGCGCCCAAGGGTCACCCCCATGACCCTGATGTCCTGGGCCTCCCGCACCTGCTGAAGGACCTCCGGTTTGTCTCCGCTGAGGAAGTCCTCCGCGGAGATGTTCCCCCGGCCGCCCGCTCTCACCCGCGCGGCCAGATCGGCCACTTGGCGTCTGCTGCCCAGCAGACTGCCGGCCAGGAGAGCCAGGGTCGCCAGGGTGGCGGCGGACAGCACGTCGTCACTGGCCCAGTTGAACGCGCCCAGCACGGCCAGGGTCAGGGACAGGAGCGCTGTCACATAGATTTCCAGGTTCTGGCCTGCGGAGAGATCGTCGCGTACCCGCCGGAGAAGACGCATGCCCGACATGATCGGGACCCGTGTGCTCGGCCGTCAATGAGGGGATCAGCCCGCGCAGTCGAGGCTTTTCAGGTCGACGGCGTCGGCCATCGCCTGCATGCCCTTGTCGTTGGGGTGGAGGTGGTCGCCGCCGTCGAAGGCGGGGAGGATGCGTTCGGGGTCGTAGGGGCTGCGGAGGACGCGGTCGAAGTCGGTGACGGCGTCGAACTCGCCGCTGTCGCGGAGGTAGGCGTTGACGTCCCGGCGGACGGCTTCGGCGGCGGGGCTCCATTCGGACCAGCCCTTGAAGGGGGCGACGGTGGCCGCGACGACGCAGGTGCCGGCGGCGTGGGCGCGTTCGGCGATCGTCCGGTAGCCGTCGATGAGGTCGTCGGCGGTGATGCCGGGGGCGGCCTTGATGTCGTTCACGCCCTCGAAGAGGAAGACCGTGCGCAGGCCCGGCTGGGAGAGGACGTCGCGGTCGAGGCGGTTCAGGGCGCTCGGTCCGCCGCCGTCGGTGAGGACCTTGTTGCTGGAGATGCCCGCGTTGGCGACGCCCTTGATGTCGGTGTCCGCGCGGTTCAGGCGCCGGGCCAGATAGTCGGGCCAGCGGCGGTTGGTGTCGGTGGTGGACTGCCAGCCGTCCGTGATGGAGTCGCCGAGGGCGGCGACCGCGCCGGTGCCGGGGGCCGCCCGGACGGAGACGGCGTCGAGGTAGAACCAGGATCCCATGGTCCGCGTCCAGGCCGCGGCGCCCTCCTCGGCGGTGTGGCCACGGGCACCGGTGTACGAGGTCTGCATGGCCAACCAGTGGCCGGTCACCGGGCCGGTCGCGTCCGGTGTGTCGAAGCTGATCACCAGGTCGGTCGTGTCGGGCAGCCGGCCGGGCAGCGGATCGCTGAAGACGCTCTCCCCGGCGGGCACGGTGACGGAGCGGGCGCCGTCGAAGGTCAGCGGCCGGTTGCTGCCGCGGACCAGCGCGGCGCCCTCTTTCCGGAGGCCCGCGTGGACGCCGTCGAAGGTCACGGGCCGGTCCCCGAAGGCGTTGGACAGCCGGATCCGCAGATCGTGGCCGCCGACGCTGGTGCGGACGACGAGCCGGTGGCCGCGGTCGGCGGCGGCCTCGTCCATGCGGGCGGCGCTCGACGCCCAGGTGACGACTCCGTCGGGCGGGGTGGGCGCCTCGGCCGGTGTGGGGGTCCTGCTCTGGCAGGCGGAGACCGCCGCCAGCAGCACGGCGGCCAACGGCCAGGCGAGCGCCGACCGCGCCCTCACCGGGTGAAGTCCTTCAGCGTCACGGACGCGCCGGGCTTCAGACGCACGGTCCGGGTCGTCCCGCCGTACGCCACCGTCGTGGTCCGGCCGCCCACGCTGCGGATCCGTGCCCGGGTCGGCCGGCCGTCCCGCCAGTGCAGGTCGACGACGAAGCCGCCGCGGGCGCCGGCGCCGGTGAGGGACCCGGAGCGGGCCCAGGCCTCGGGCAGCGCGGGCAGGAGTTCGACATGGCCGGGGCGGGAGTAGACGAGCATCTCGATCGCCGCGGCGGGGGTGCCGAAGTTGGCGTCGATCTGGAAGACGCCGTTGCCCTCGCCCAGTTCGTAGATGTCGAACAGGTTGAAGGCGGTGCCGTTGCCGCCGTCGATGGAGGGGCGCAGGTTGTTCACGATCAATTGGTAGGCCTTCTCGGGGTTCTTCAAACGGGCCCAGCACAGACTGCGCCAGGCGTTGGCCCAGCCGAAGCTCTCCGTGCCGCGGGCGGTGAGGAGTGCGGTGGCGCCGGCCACGATGTCGTCGGGGGTGGAGCCGTCGGGCCGGATCCGGTCGCCGGGGAAGAGGCCGACGAGCGGGGACAGGTGCCGGTGGGTGGTCTCGCCGAGGTTGTCCGGGGACATCCACTCCTCCAGCCAGCCGGTCGTCGGGCTCACCCGCGGCAGGTACAGCTTCTTGCGGAGGGAGGCGATGGTGTCGGCGAAGGCGGCGTCCTTCCCCAGTTCCGCCGAGGCGACGCAGTAGTTGCCGAAAAGCGTCCACACCAGCTCCTGGGCGTAGGTGATGCCCTTGGCGTCGAGCGGACCGTGCTCCGGGGACCAGTCGCTGTCGGCGATCAGGACCTCCCGCGCGGTACCCGGCGGCGTGGTGGTGAGCAACCGCGCCTCCCAGAACTCGCACGCGCCCTTCAGCAGCGGGTAGATCCTCTCCAGATGGGATGACGACCGGGTGAACTCGTAGTGTTCCCACAGCGTGTTGCACATCCAGGCGTTGCCCGCGGGGTGCCACCACCAGCCGTTGCCGCCGTGCGGGTTGGTGGAGATGGCGAGGGTCCAGCCGGCGTTCTTGCCGCTGGAGTTGCGGTAGCGGTTGCGGGGGTCGTTGAAGAGCCGCCGGGTGAGGTCCGTCCAGGACGGCAGCTGGGCGAGGCAGTAGTCGGTGAGGGCGTCGAAGCAGGCGGACAGGCCCGCGCGGTCGGCCATCCAGTAGTTCATCTGGATGTTGATGTCGGTGTGGTAGTCGCCCATCCAGGCCGGGTCGTTGCCGTCGAGCCACAGCCCCTGGAGGTTGAGCGGCAGGCTGCCGCGGGAGCCGGCGATCATCAGGTAGCGGCCGAACTGGAGGTAGGCGGCCTCCAGTTCGGGATCGGGCACTCCGTCCCGGGAACGCGCTTTGAGCCGTTCCCAGGTGTCCAGGGAGCGCTGTTCGTCGGTGGACTCGCCGAGTGAGACGTCCAGTTGTCCGAACAGGGAGCGGTGGTCGGCGACATGGGTGCGCAGGAGGGTCGCCGCCGGGTGCGCGGCGGCGGCACGGACCTTGGTGCGGGCCAGCCGTTCGGGGTCGAGGGACGGGTCGCGGTAGCCGGTCGAGGCGTCGGGCGCGTAGTTGGTGCCGCCGCTGACCACGACGGTGAGTTCCGTGCAACCGGCGAAGGAGATCCGCGGGCCGTCGACCACGACACGGCCGCCCTCGCCGTGCGCGGTGACCGCGGCGCCGTAGCGCAGTCCGTTGGGGAAGGCGGCGCCGAAGGAGAGCGCGGGATCCTCGCCGTGGGTGCCTTCCAGGGTGACGGTTCCGGTGTGGTGGCCGCCGCCGCTCTGCGTGAAGTGCAGCATGATGACGTCGTCGGGGCGGCTGGCGAACAGCTGCCGTCGGTAGGTCACGCGGGAGCGGACGTACGACGTCGTCACCACACCCCGGTCGAGGTCGAGGGTGCGGCGGTAGCCGGAGACCGCGGACAGGTCGTGGTCGGGGAGGTCGACGGTGAGGCGGGAGAGCAGGGTGAAGGATCCGAAGTCGTCACGGCCGTAGGGGAACTGGCCGTCGGCGTCGAGGGAGTCGTTGAGGCCGCCGGTCCACAGGGTGGCGTCGGTGATCAGGAGGACCTCACGGCCGGGGTCGTTGCCCGCGAGGGCGCCGAGCCGGCCGTTGCCGAGGGGCAGGCCCTGTTCGATCATCGACCGGTCGTCGGCGGGGGCCCGCCACCACAGCCGGTGGCGGGGGCTGCCGGTGACCTCGGCCTGGTCGTCCGGCCTTCGGGGTGCGGCGGTGGCGGTGAACGCGGGGAGGCCGGCGAGGGCTCCGGTGGTCGCCGCGAGGGCGAGGAGGCTGCGTCTGTCGAGCCGGGCTGCGGGGTCAGTGGCCATGGGGGGCTCCGGGGGCTCGGTCGGTCAGGACGGCTGGGGGACGTCGATGCGGTCGATGTCCGGGGCGTAGCCCGTGCCGCTGTCGAAGGTGATCGTGTTGGCGCCCTTCTTCAGCGTGACGGGCACGCTGATCGTCTCGACGGTGCCCCAGTCGCCGGTGGCGGGGAACTTGTGACGCCCGGGGCCGCCGTCGTTGGCGAAGACGTCGACGGAGCGGGCGTCGCCGCTGACGTAGGCGACCTTGATCCAGTAGGTGCCCGCCCTGGCCGCGACGATGTCGTTGAAGCGGAGCTTGCCGCCGAGGTAGAGGTTGCCGACCTTGCGGCCCCCGGAGCAGGTGGAGCAGTCGGCGACGGAGGCGTTGCCGGTGCGGGTGTTGGTGGCGGACTCGGCCTCGTGGACGGTCCGGGCGAGGGCGCCGCCGCGCGGGGTGACGGTGAACAGGCGGGAGCCGTGGGCCGGCAGGGCCTGGGTGATGCGGCCGCGGTGGGTGCCGAGGTTCTCGTGGTTCCACAGGTCCCGCACGGTCGCGGTGCCGGTGAAGCCGAGCGTGGACCAGTCGGCGGTGACGGCGGCGGGGGCGTCGGCGAGGTTGAACAGGGCGACGGTGTAGGTGCCATCGGGGTTCTTCGTGGCCCACACCTGCTGGGGGTCGGAGGCGGTGACGGGGCGTGCGGGCGGGCTGTCGCCCTGGTTGAGGGCGATGACCTCGCGGTTGGTCAGCAGGGACAGGCCGTAGGAGTCGAGGCGGGTGAGGTCGTCGCCGGTGTAGAGCGGTGACTTGGCGATGGCCCACAAGGTGGCGTAGCTCTGCCGTTCGGCCTTGGTCAGGCCGTCCATCTCGCCGTTGCCGACGTCGAGGGAGTCGAGGTCGTTCCAGCCGCCGGGGCCGGCGTGCCGGGTCCAGGCGGGGGTGTCGTCCCAGCGGTCGTCGACGGAGTTCTCCCAGCTTACGAGTGTGTTGCAGTAGCACTCGACGTCGGTGTCGATGCGCCAGCCCTGGGAGTACCTCTTCCAGTCGGCGGCATGCCCGATGTCGAGGGACCAGGACACTTCGAGGTGGATGGGACGGCCGGTGGCGGCGATGGCCCGGTTCCAGGCGGCCACGTCGGCGACGTTGTCGTACTGCTCGCCGCTCTTGCCCGAGCCGGGGCCGACGCCGTCGAGCTTGAGGAAGTCGTAGCCCCAGTCGGCGACCAGCTGGGCCTGGGAGTCTATGTACTTGGCGGTGCAGGGGCGGGAGAAGTCGAGCTTGTAGGAGCTGTCCCAGCCGTTGGTGGTGCGCAGGTCGTCGTACACGATGTCGGCGGTGGTGCAGCCGTCGGCGTTCAGGATCGGCGACTCGCCGTTGTTGTACGCCTCCTTCTCCAGGCCCGCCGGCAGGTAGATGCCGGCCTTGAGGCCCTTGGCGTGGATGCGGTCGGCGACGGCCTTCATGCCGCTGGGGAAGCGGGCCGGGTCGGCCTTCTGGCGGGCGTACCGGTCGAACCCGGGCTTCCAGGCGTTGTCGCGCCACCAGCCGGCGTCGATGTTGACGTACTCGTAGCCGTACTTCTTCAGTCTGGCGGCCATCGCGTCGGCCTGCTTGAGGACGTTCGCCTCGGTCAGGTAGCTGTAGTCGCCGTCCGGGTTGAGGCCCGGGTACTTGGACGACTGCATGCTCCAGCTCGACCAGCCCATGTAGGGCTTCGCCGCGAGTGCCGGGCCGGCGCTCGCGGCGGGGACGGCGGTGGTCCCGGTGCGGGCGGCGGGGGCCGTGGTGCCGCTGTGGGCGGCCGGGCCGATGGTGGCGAACCCGGCGGCGAGGGCCAGGACCAGCACGGCTCTCAGCGGGCGTGCGGGCAGGACGGCGTACGAGGATGACCGCATGGGTCGTACCTCCTGGGTGTCGGCTCTGCGGGGGTTTGGTGAGATGGCTAGCTGTCGGCTCGGATGAAGGACTGGATGGCGGTGGCGGCGGCCCCGCGGGCCCATTCGGTGAAGGGCAGGGGCCGGGTGCGGACGTCGCAGCGGGCGGCGGACCCGAAGGCGGCCGCAGCGAAGGTGTCGCGGATCTGCTCGGCGAACAGGTCGTAGGCGGCGAGTCCCTCACCGGAGATGATCACGAGTTCGGGGCCGAGCAGATTGGCCACGGTGGCGATGCCGCGGCCGATGGCCTCGCCCGCTCTCGCGTACGCCTCGCGGGCTCCGGGGACGCCGCTGTGGGCGAGCCGTGCGGCCTCCGCGGAGTCGGCGACCTCCAGGCCGGTGGTCTCGCGGATCCGCCGGAGGATGGCGGCGTCTCCCGCGATCGCCTCCACGCAGCCGCGGTTGCCGCAGTGGCAGGGCGGCCCGGACGGGTCGACGGTCACATGGCCGATCTCACCGGCCACCCCGTGCGCGCCGGAGACCACCCGGCCGTGCACGACGAGACCGCAGCCGATGCCCGCTCCGACGGTCACCACGGCGAAGTCGGACCGGCCCGCGCCGGCGCCGAACCACTGCTCGGCCACGGTCAGGGCGCGCACGTCGTTGTCCACGGTGACCGGCAACCCCGTGGTGGTGGCGGCGAGTTCGGCGAGCGGTACGTCGCGCCACTCCAGGAAGGGCGAGTAGCGGA
Proteins encoded in this region:
- a CDS encoding alpha-galactosidase D, whose translation is MRSSSYAVLPARPLRAVLVLALAAGFATIGPAAHSGTTAPAARTGTTAVPAASAGPALAAKPYMGWSSWSMQSSKYPGLNPDGDYSYLTEANVLKQADAMAARLKKYGYEYVNIDAGWWRDNAWKPGFDRYARQKADPARFPSGMKAVADRIHAKGLKAGIYLPAGLEKEAYNNGESPILNADGCTTADIVYDDLRTTNGWDSSYKLDFSRPCTAKYIDSQAQLVADWGYDFLKLDGVGPGSGKSGEQYDNVADVAAWNRAIAATGRPIHLEVSWSLDIGHAADWKRYSQGWRIDTDVECYCNTLVSWENSVDDRWDDTPAWTRHAGPGGWNDLDSLDVGNGEMDGLTKAERQSYATLWAIAKSPLYTGDDLTRLDSYGLSLLTNREVIALNQGDSPPARPVTASDPQQVWATKNPDGTYTVALFNLADAPAAVTADWSTLGFTGTATVRDLWNHENLGTHRGRITQALPAHGSRLFTVTPRGGALARTVHEAESATNTRTGNASVADCSTCSGGRKVGNLYLGGKLRFNDIVAARAGTYWIKVAYVSGDARSVDVFANDGGPGRHKFPATGDWGTVETISVPVTLKKGANTITFDSGTGYAPDIDRIDVPQPS
- a CDS encoding ROK family transcriptional regulator, which produces MLPTPRTERFPANTPAASQIFTTVLSQGPLTRLEVARRAGLSPAAVTKAVRPLIEAGYLTEGADEEARPALGRPATLVRVDGGRALFVGVKVTGDEIIGVVTDLCCRIRLVRHVPLTDRDLGAVLAAVADLVHELRAEADEADEGGAGVHGLGIAVSGDVDRGEGTVRYSPFLEWRDVPLAELAATTTGLPVTVDNDVRALTVAEQWFGAGAGRSDFAVVTVGAGIGCGLVVHGRVVSGAHGVAGEIGHVTVDPSGPPCHCGNRGCVEAIAGDAAILRRIRETTGLEVADSAEAARLAHSGVPGAREAYARAGEAIGRGIATVANLLGPELVIISGEGLAAYDLFAEQIRDTFAAAAFGSAARCDVRTRPLPFTEWARGAAATAIQSFIRADS